TTCTTCAGCCCGCACAGCTGGCAGCCGCTGTCGCTCGCCATCGGCGGCGCCCTGGCCTTCCTCGGTGTCGCGGTCGGCTGGTGGCTGCTCTACTTCTCCGTCCCGATGATCATGATCGGTCTCTGGGGCTGGGTCTTCGAGTACTACCGCGGTGAGAGCCGCACCCAGTAACACGCGCTGAACGCGGCGAGAGCCCGGACACTCCGTCAGGAGCGTCCGGGCTCACGCTTTTGCCGTAGCGGGCGTGCTCCGTCCGTGTCACTCAGCGCGCCGCCGCGGGGGCGGCTCCCTAGCGTGAAGTCATGAGCCACCAACCCCGCCCCCGCACCGTCGTCGGCTGCACCCTGCTGGTGATCGCCCTGGGCGCGGTCGCAAGCGCCTGCGGCTCCGACGGCAACCCGCTCTCCGCGCGCCCCTACGACGCGACGGACCAGATCTCCTTCAACGCCCCCGACGGCGACGGGAAGAAGGCCGACCCGGACAAGCCTCTCGAGGTCACCGCCGACGACAGCGACCGCATCACGGACGTCACCGCCGTCGACTCCACCGGCCGCTACGTGGCGGGCCGACTCTCCGCCGACGGCAGCCGCTGGCGCAGCACCGAACCCCTGGCCGCCGGCGCCCACTACACGGTCCGGGTGAGCACCGAGGACGACGACGGGGCGCCCGGCCGCCGGGTCCTCTCCTTCGACACGGGCAAGCCCACCGTAAAGAAGCGGCTGGCGGTCGAGTTCGGCCCCGAGGCGGGCGAGTACGGCGTCGGCCAGCCCGTCGTCGCCAAACTCGACCAGCCGGTCAAGGACCCCGCACAGCGGGCTGTCGTCGAACGGGGGCTGAAGGTGGACTCCACGCCCTTCGCCCAGGGCGGCTGGCACTGGGTGGACGACAAGGAGCTCCACTACCGGCCCAAGGAGTACTGGCCCGCCCACGCCACCGTCCGCGCCCACAGCAACCTGGACGGCATCAAGATCAGCGACCGGCTGTGGGGCGGCCCCGTGAAGGAGCTCCGACTCACCACCGGCGACCGGGTCATCGCCGTGACGGACGCGTCGACGCACTCCATGACGGTCTCCAGGAACAACCAGGAGATCAAGCAGATCCCCGTCACCACCGGCAAGCCCGGCTTCGACACCCGCAACGGCGTCAAGGTCGTCCTGGGCAAGGAGTACTACGTACGTATGCGCGGGACCACCGTCGGCATCGCCGAGGGCTCCGCGGACTCGTACGACCTGCCCGTCTACTACGCCACCCGCGTCACCTGGAGCGGCGAGTACGTCCACGCCGCCCCCTGGTCGGTCGGCTCCCAGGGGTACGCCAACGTCAGCCACGGCTGCACCGGCATGAGCACGGCCAACGCCGAGTGGTTCTTCGACAACATCCGCCAGGGCGACGTCGTTCAGGTCGTCAACAGCAACGGCGACACCATGGAGACGTTCGGCAACGGCTTCGGCGACTGGAACCTGGACTGGGCCAGATGGACCAAGGGCAGCGCTCTGACGGGCGCCAAGCAGAAGACGCAAGCGGAGACGGCACGCCTGAGTCCGGCGGCGGTCTGAACCGCGCGGGGGGCGACGACGAACCGCGTCCCGCCCCCTGAGCCGCTACGCGCTCTGCTGAAGGCCCTTCGTCCGCAGCAGGGCCGCGAGCGCCCCCGCGAACTCCACGGGCTCCACGGGCAGCGTCACAGCCGCGTCCGCGCGGCTCCAGGTCGCGAGCCACGCGTCCTGGGGCCGCCCGATGAGCAGCAGCACCGGCGGACACCGGAAGACCTCGTCCTTGAGCTGACGGCACAGACCCATGCCGCCCATGGGGGCGGTCTCCCCGTCGAGGACGACGACGTCGATGCCGCCCTTCTCGAGCTCCCGCAGCACCGCCGGCGCCGTCGCGCACTCCACGAACTCCACCACAGGGGCGTCCGGCGCGGGCCTGCGCCCGGTCGCGAGCCGCACCTGCTCCCGCGTGTTGGCGTCGTCGCTGTAGACCAGCACCGTGGCGGTCGCCTGCATGCTTCCTCCGTGACATCAGCGTCGTACGGACAGAACCGATGCCGCGGATGCTACTCCCTCACCCACCTCGTCCACACCGCCTGGAACACCACTTCGATGGGCCATACGGGCACTACACACGGGGCGATCACTCCGAACGGCACCCCCCGGAGTGAGGGCGGGATAAGGGACCGACATAATGTCGGTCGTGGCGACAGCAACGACAGTAGAAACCGGGCACGCGCACCCGTCGGTCAATCGGCCGAACCTCACCAGCGTCGGAACCATCATCTGGCTGAGCTCCGAGCTGATGTTCTTCGCGGCCCTCTTCGCGATGTACTTCACCCTGCGATCGGTGACGGGTCCTGATCACTGGAAGGAGATGGCCGAGGCGCTGAACCTTCCGTTCTCGGCCACCAACACCACGATCCTGGTGCTCTCCTCGCTCACCTGCCAGCTCGGCGTCTTCGCCGCCGAGCGCGGTGACGTGAAGAAGCTCAGAATGTGGTTCATCGTCACCTTCATCATGGGTGCGATCTTCATCGGCGGTCAGATCTACGAGTACACGGAGTTGGTGAAGAAGGACGGGCTCTCGCTCTCCTCCGACCCGTACGGCTCGGTGTTCTACCTGACCACCGGCTTCCACGGCATGCACGTGACGGGCGGCCTCATCGCCTTCCTGTTCGTCCTCGGGCGTACCTACGCGGCCAAGAGGTTCACCCACGAGCAGGCGACCGCGGCCATCGTCGTGTCCTACTACTGGCACTTCGTCGATGTCGTCTGGATCGGCCTCTTCGCCACGATCTACCTGATCAAGTAGCCGGGCCCGCTCCCGCACCTCCACAAGCATCGACGCAGAAGATCCTGACACCGGGGTAATCCGTGAAAAAGCTCTCCGCACGACGACGCCATCCGCTGGCGGCGCTCGTCGTCCTAGTCCTATCGCTGGCATGCACAGGGTGGCTGTTCTCCGCGCTCGCGCCCGCGAGCAAGGCGCAGGCAGACGACACCGCCCAGTCCCTCGCCATCGACGAGGGCAAGAAGCTCTATGCCGTCGGCTGCGCCAGCTGCCACGGCACCGGCGGTCAGGGCAGCTCCGACGGTCCGAGCCTGGTCGGCGTGGGCGCCGCGGCCGTCGACTTCCAGGTCGGCACCGGCCGCATGCCGGCGGCGACCTCCCAGGGCCCGCAGGTGGTGAAGAAGAAGAACATCTACTCGCAGGCCGAGATCGACCAGCTCGCCGCGTACATCGCCTCGCTGGGCGCCGGCCCGACCGTCCCGACCGAGGCCGAGTACGGCCCGGAGGGCGCGGACATCGCCAAGGGCGGCGACCTGTTCCGCACCAACTGCGCGCAGTGCCACAACTTCACCGGAAAGGGCGGCGCCCTGACGAAGGGCAAGTTCGCTCCGACCCTCGAGGACGTGGACCCGAAGCACGTCTACGAGGCGATGCAGACCGGCCCGCAGAACATGCCCTCCTTCCCCGACACCACCCTGTCGGAGCAGAACAAGAAGGACATCATCGCGTACCTGCACGCGGTCAACAGCAGCGACACCGACAACCCCGGTGGTCTGGAGCTGGGCGGCCTCGGGCCGGTCAGTGAGGGTCTGTTCGCCTGGATCTTCGGACTCGGCGCCCTGATCGCGGTCGCCGTCTGGGTCGCCGCTCGGACCGCAAAGGCCAAGAAGTCATGAGTAGCCAAGACATTCCAGAAGAGAACCTGCCCGTAGAGCAGGGCCACGCGCACGGCGCGGTGGACGTGGCGGACGAGCAGAACCCGTTCGCCGACCCCGGTCTGCCGCCCCACGAGCACCGCGTCCAGGACATCGACGAGCGGGCCGCCAAGCGGTCCGAGCGTGCGGTCGCCTTCCTGTTCACGCTGTCGATGCTCGCCACGGTCGGCTTCATCGCCTCGTACGTGGCGATCCCGGCCGACAAGTCGATCTTCGTGTTCCCGATCGGCCACCTCAGCGCGCTGAACTTCGCGCTGGGTCTGACGCTGGGCACGGCGCTGTTCACCATCGGCGCCGGCGCGGTCCACTGGGCCCGCACCCTGATGTCGGACGTCGAGGTCGCCGACGAGCGCCACCCGATCGCCGCGAGCCCCGAGGTCCGCGCCAAGGTCCACGCGGACTTCCGGCAGGGCGCCAAGGAGTCCGCGTTCGGCCGCCGCAAGCTGATCCGCAACACGCTGTTCGGCGCGGTCGCCCTGGTGCCGCTGTCCGGCGTCGTGCTGCTGCGCGACCTCGGCCCGCTGCCCGAGGACAAGCTCCGTCACACGCTGTGGGCCAAGGGCAAGCTGCTCGTCAACATGAACACGAACGAGCCGCTGCGTCCTTCGGACGTCGCGGTCGGTTCTCTCACCTTCGCCAAGCCCGAGGGCCTGGAGGAGCACGACGAGGACTTCCAGAACGAGATCGCCAAGGCGGCCCTGATGATCGTCCGGCTGCAGCCGGAGAACATCAAGGACAAGCGCGAGCTCGAGTGGTCGCACGACGGCATCGTGGCGTACTCGAAGATCTGCACCCACGTCGGTTGCCCGATCTCCCTGTACGAGCAGCAGACGCACCACGTGCTGTGCCCCTGCCACCAGTCCACCTTCGACCTCTCCGACGGCGCCCGAGTGATCTTCGGTCCCGCCGGTCACGCCCTGCCGCAGCTGCGCATCGGCGTGAACGACGAGGGCTACCTCGAGGCGCGCGGCGACTTCGAGGAGCCCGTCGGTCCTGCTTTCTGGGAGCGCGGATGAGCACCACAGAGAACCACGAGAGCAACGAGTCCCGCGCACGCGGGAAGGCTCCGGCCGGCGAGCGGATCGCCGACTGGGCCGACGGCCGGCTCGGGATCTACTCCCTCGCCAAGGCCAACATGCGCAAGATCTTCCCCGACCACTGGTCGTTCATGCTGGGCGAAGTGTGCATGTACAGCTTCATCATCATCATCCTGACGGGTGTGTACCTGACGCTGTTCTTCCACCCGTCGATGAACGAGGTGGAGTACCACGGCAGCTACGTCCCGCTCCAGGGACAGCTGATGTCCGAGGCGTTCAGCTCGACCCTGCACATCTCGTTCGACGTGCGGGGCGGTCTGCTCATCCGGCAGATCCACCACTGGGCGGCGCTGATCTTCCTCGCCGGCATGTTCGTGCACATGATGCGTGTGTTCTTCACGGGCGCGTTCCGCAAGCCGCGTGAGGTCAACTGGCTGTTCGGCTTCCTGCTGTTCGTCCTCGGCATGTTCACCGGTTTCACCGGTTACTCGCTCCCGGACGACCTGCTCTCCGGCACCGGTGTGCGCTTCACCCAGGGCGCGATCCTGTCGATGCCGGTCGTCGGCACGTACATCTCGTTCTTCCTCTTCGGCGGCGAGTTCCCCGGCCACGACTTCGTGGCGCGGTTCTACTCGATCCACATCCTGCTGCTGCCCGGCATCATGCTGGGCCTGATGGTGGGCCACCTGATCCTGGTCTTCTACCACAAGCACACGCAGTTCGCGGGCCCCGGAAAGAGCAACAAGAACGTCGTCGGCATGCCGCTGCTGCCCGTGTACATGGCCAAGGCCGGAGGCTTCTTCTTCCTGGTCTTCGGCGTCATCGCGGTCATCGCGGCGATCGCGCAGATCAACCCGATCTGGGCGATGGGCCCCTACCGTCCGGACCAGGTGTCGACCGGTGCCCAGCCCGACTGGTACATGGGCTTCGCCGAGGGCCTGATCCGCTTCATGCCGGGCTGGGAGATCAACCTCTGGGGTCACACGCTCGTCCTGGGCGTGTTCATCCCGCTGGTCCTGTTCGGCGTGGTCCTCGCGGCGCTGGCGCTCTACCCGTTCATCGAGTCCTGGATCACCGGCGACAAGCGCGAGCACCACATCCTGGACCGCCCGCGCAACGCGCCGACCCGTACGGCGCTCGGCGTCGCCTGGGTCACGATGTACATGATCACGCTGGTCGGCGGTGGCAACGACCTGTGGGCCACCCACTTCCACCTGTCGATCAACTCGATCACCTGGTTCGTCCGGATCTTCTTCTTCGTCGGACCGGTCCTCGCGTACATCCTCACCAAGCGGATCTGCCTCGGTCTGCAGCGCCGCGACAAGGACAAGGTGCTGCACGGCCGGGAGACCGGCACCATCAAGCGCCTGCCGCACGGTGAGTTCATCGAGATCCACGAGCCGCTCAGCCAGGAGCAGCTGCACACGCTCACGGCGCACGAGCAGTACGAGCCGGCCGCGATCGGCGCCACGGTCGACGACAACGGCGTCGAGCGCAAGGTGACGGGCAAGGAGAAGCTCCGCGCCAAGATCAGCGGAGCGTACTTCGGCGAGGACCAGCAGATCCCGAAGCCCACCGTCGAGGAGTACAAGGAGATCACGAGCGGCCACGGCCACCACTGATCGTCGAGGCGTCGCCACGCCACGGTGAAAGGGCCCCGTCCGGTTGTCGGACGGGGCCCTTTGCCGTGCCCGTCGGCTGGATAGGGTGGGCACACACGTCTTCCACGGCACCCACGGAAGATCCGTACGACACCCAGGAGCGGCTGATGAGCGCTGTGACCCCCGCTGGAGGCGACACCGCGGCGGGCCGTTCCTGGCCCGAGGTGCTGAACGGTCTGCTGTACGGCCGCGACCAAGGCGCGGACGCCACGTTCTGGGCGCTGGACCGGATCATGCGCGGCGAGGCCACCGACGCGCAGATCGCCGGGTTCGTGGTGGCGCTGCGGGCCAAGGGCGAGACCGTCGAGGAGATCAACGGGCTGGTCCGGGCGATGTACGAGCACGCCAACCTGATCGAGGTGCCGGGGCCGACCGTCGACATCGTCGGCACGGGCGGCGACGGCGCGAAGACGGTCAACATCTCCACGATGTCGGCGATCGTCGTGGCCGGTGCGGGCGCCACGGTCGTCAAGCACGGCAACCGGGCCGCGTCCTCCGCGTCCGGCGCCTCGGACGTGCTGGAGAAGCTCGGCGTCAACCTGGAGCTGACCCCGCGCCGGGTGGCCGAGGTGGCGCAGGAGGCCGGGATCACCTTCTGCTTCGCGATCAAGTTCCATCCGGCGCTGCGTCATGTCGGCGCGGCGCGCGGGCAGTTGGGCATCCGCACGGTGTTCAACATCCTCGGCCCGCTGACCAACCCCGCCAAGGTGCGGGCACAGGCCGTCGGCGTCGCCGATCCGCTCATGGCGCCGGTCGTCGCGGGCGTCTTCGCCGAACGCGGCAACTCGTCCCTGGTCTTCCGGGGCGACGACGGCCTCGACGAGCTGACCACGACGGCCACCTCCCGTGTGTGGGTGGTGCGCGACGGCAAGGTCACCGAGGAGACCTTCGACCCGCGGGACGTCGGTCTCGACCTCGTGCCGGTGGAGGCCCTGCGGGGCGGGGACCCCTCGTACAACGCCGAGGTCGCCCGCCGTCTGCTGGAGGGTGAGCGCGGCCCGGTGCGCGACGCCGTCGTGCTGAACTCGGCGGCCGCGCTCGTGGCGCTCGAACCGGGCGGCGGGACGCTGGCCGAGGAGATCCGGGCCGGCATGGCGCGGGCCGCGGAATCACTCGACTCCGGTGCGGCCAAGCGGGCGCTGGAGCGCTGGGTCGCGGCCAGCAACGCCTGACGGCCGTGAGACGCGGTCCCGCCATCCGGACACGGGTTGCGGGACCGTGATCGGCTCGCGTAGGTTCCTGTACCAGGTCATGAGTGACAGTCATGAGGCCCCGGCCGACTGTCCGGCAACCCTCCGTCCGTGGCGGGGTGCCCCGGGTGAAGACCAGGTCGTGGGCAACGAGGTCCACGGCAAGCGCGGATCCCTCGCACTCTTTCGAGTGAGAACGCCAGGGGTCCTGGGTCGTCCGAGGGAGTCTCCTGTGAGCCAGCGAATGCGATAGGGCGTAGAGCCCCGCCTCCGCACCCCCCTTTCACCTTCCTCCGTGCTCGAGCCATGTCCGCTCGCACGGCGGTTCCCCCTTTCCTCTCACGGGAGTTCGCCATGTCCGTCTCCACCGCTGCCGTCACCCGCCCCGTTTGTGCCCCGCTGGACGTTCTGGGCCGGGATGTCACCGTCCCGCTCGTCACCGGCGGCGAGGTCGCCTACGCGGCCCTCGACTACGCGGCCAGCGCCCCCGCCCTCCAGCGCGTCTGGGACGACGTCGCCGCCTACGCCCCGTACTACGGCAGCGTGCACCGCGGCGCCGGCTACCTCTCCCAGCTCTCCACGGACCTCTTCGAGAACGCCCGCAGGACCGTCGCCGAGTTCCTCGACTGCCGCCCCGACGACCAGCTGGTCTTCACCCGCTCGACGACGGACTCCCTGAACCTGCTGGCCCGCGCCCTGCCCGCCGACTGCCAGGTCTTCGTCTTCGAGACCGAGCACCACGCCTCGCTGCTGCCCTGGCAGGACGCCCGGGTCTCCTGCCTCGACGCCCCGCGCACCCCGGGCCAGGCCGTGGAGACCCTGGAGCGGGCCCTCGCCGCCCGGGACCCGCACGGCCCGGCGCTGGTCTGCGTCACCGGCGCCTCGAACGTCACCGGTGAGCTGTGGCCGGTGCGCGAGCTCGCGGCGGCGGCGCACGCCCACGGCGCCCGGATCGTCCTGGACGCCGCCCAGCTGGCCCCGCACCACCCGGTGTCGGTCCAGGACCTCGACGTCGACTGGATCGCGTTCTCCGGCCACAAGCTGTACGCCCCCTTCGGCTCCGGCGTGCTGGCCGGCCGCGCGGACTGGCTGGTCGCGGCGGACCCGTACCTCGCGGGCGGCGGCGCGAGCCGCAAGGTCACCCGGCGCGAGGACGGGGGAGTGGACGTGGAGTGGCACGAGAGCGCGGCCCGCCACGAGGCCGGCTCCCCGAACGTGATCGGCGCCTACTCCATCGCGTCGGCCTGCAAGGCCCTCACCGAGGCCGGCTTCGACGCCCTGGTCGCACGGGAGCGGCACCTGATCGAGAAGGTGCGCACCGGCCTCGCGGAGGTCCCGGAGGTCCGGGTCCTGTCCCTCTTCGGCGACGACGCCCCGCGCGTCGGCGTGATCTCCTTCGTCGTCGAGGGCTGGAACAGCTCCCACTTCGCCGCGGCCCTGTCCGCCGAGTACGGCATCGGCGTCCGCGACGGCCTCTTCTGCGCCCACCCCCTGGTCCGCACCCTCCTGGGCGGCGCCCCCGAGGCGCAGGGCGAGTGCGGCGCCCCCGACGCGGCTCCGGGCGAGAGGTCCCTCAACGCCATCCGGGTGAGCTTCGGCGCGGGCACCCCCGACGAGCACGTCGAACGCTTCGTGACCGCGGTCCGCGAGCTGGTGACCGACGGCGCGAAGTGGCGGTACCGCACGGAGGACGGCCGCTGCGTCCCGGCGGTGGACTGACCCCGCCGACCACGCGGCGCCCCTGCGTCCCGGTGGGGAAACCCCCTCAGGGGCGCGGGGAGCTGCGCGGCCGGGCGCCCGACCCGCGGAGTCTACGAGTCCAGGCCGATGGCGAACGCCGCCTCGAGGTCGTGCTGCGAGTACGTGCGGAACGCGACGTGGGTGTCCGTCCCCTCGACCCCGGGGATCTTGCTGATGCTGCCCGGGATGACCTCGGCGAGGTCCTCGTGCTGCTTCACCCGGACCATCGCGATGAGGTCGTAGGTCCCCGTCACGGAGAAGACCTCGCTCACGGACTCCAGCGAGGCGATCCGCTCGGCGATCTCGGGGATCCGGTCCACGCTGGTCTTGATGA
The window above is part of the Streptomyces sp. NBC_00425 genome. Proteins encoded here:
- the qcrB gene encoding cytochrome bc1 complex cytochrome b subunit, with translation MSTTENHESNESRARGKAPAGERIADWADGRLGIYSLAKANMRKIFPDHWSFMLGEVCMYSFIIIILTGVYLTLFFHPSMNEVEYHGSYVPLQGQLMSEAFSSTLHISFDVRGGLLIRQIHHWAALIFLAGMFVHMMRVFFTGAFRKPREVNWLFGFLLFVLGMFTGFTGYSLPDDLLSGTGVRFTQGAILSMPVVGTYISFFLFGGEFPGHDFVARFYSIHILLLPGIMLGLMVGHLILVFYHKHTQFAGPGKSNKNVVGMPLLPVYMAKAGGFFFLVFGVIAVIAAIAQINPIWAMGPYRPDQVSTGAQPDWYMGFAEGLIRFMPGWEINLWGHTLVLGVFIPLVLFGVVLAALALYPFIESWITGDKREHHILDRPRNAPTRTALGVAWVTMYMITLVGGGNDLWATHFHLSINSITWFVRIFFFVGPVLAYILTKRICLGLQRRDKDKVLHGRETGTIKRLPHGEFIEIHEPLSQEQLHTLTAHEQYEPAAIGATVDDNGVERKVTGKEKLRAKISGAYFGEDQQIPKPTVEEYKEITSGHGHH
- a CDS encoding aminotransferase class V-fold PLP-dependent enzyme; the protein is MSVSTAAVTRPVCAPLDVLGRDVTVPLVTGGEVAYAALDYAASAPALQRVWDDVAAYAPYYGSVHRGAGYLSQLSTDLFENARRTVAEFLDCRPDDQLVFTRSTTDSLNLLARALPADCQVFVFETEHHASLLPWQDARVSCLDAPRTPGQAVETLERALAARDPHGPALVCVTGASNVTGELWPVRELAAAAHAHGARIVLDAAQLAPHHPVSVQDLDVDWIAFSGHKLYAPFGSGVLAGRADWLVAADPYLAGGGASRKVTRREDGGVDVEWHESAARHEAGSPNVIGAYSIASACKALTEAGFDALVARERHLIEKVRTGLAEVPEVRVLSLFGDDAPRVGVISFVVEGWNSSHFAAALSAEYGIGVRDGLFCAHPLVRTLLGGAPEAQGECGAPDAAPGERSLNAIRVSFGAGTPDEHVERFVTAVRELVTDGAKWRYRTEDGRCVPAVD
- a CDS encoding Lrp/AsnC family transcriptional regulator, with protein sequence MITAIVLIKTSVDRIPEIAERIASLESVSEVFSVTGTYDLIAMVRVKQHEDLAEVIPGSISKIPGVEGTDTHVAFRTYSQHDLEAAFAIGLDS
- a CDS encoding L,D-transpeptidase encodes the protein MSHQPRPRTVVGCTLLVIALGAVASACGSDGNPLSARPYDATDQISFNAPDGDGKKADPDKPLEVTADDSDRITDVTAVDSTGRYVAGRLSADGSRWRSTEPLAAGAHYTVRVSTEDDDGAPGRRVLSFDTGKPTVKKRLAVEFGPEAGEYGVGQPVVAKLDQPVKDPAQRAVVERGLKVDSTPFAQGGWHWVDDKELHYRPKEYWPAHATVRAHSNLDGIKISDRLWGGPVKELRLTTGDRVIAVTDASTHSMTVSRNNQEIKQIPVTTGKPGFDTRNGVKVVLGKEYYVRMRGTTVGIAEGSADSYDLPVYYATRVTWSGEYVHAAPWSVGSQGYANVSHGCTGMSTANAEWFFDNIRQGDVVQVVNSNGDTMETFGNGFGDWNLDWARWTKGSALTGAKQKTQAETARLSPAAV
- the trpD gene encoding anthranilate phosphoribosyltransferase, with the protein product MSAVTPAGGDTAAGRSWPEVLNGLLYGRDQGADATFWALDRIMRGEATDAQIAGFVVALRAKGETVEEINGLVRAMYEHANLIEVPGPTVDIVGTGGDGAKTVNISTMSAIVVAGAGATVVKHGNRAASSASGASDVLEKLGVNLELTPRRVAEVAQEAGITFCFAIKFHPALRHVGAARGQLGIRTVFNILGPLTNPAKVRAQAVGVADPLMAPVVAGVFAERGNSSLVFRGDDGLDELTTTATSRVWVVRDGKVTEETFDPRDVGLDLVPVEALRGGDPSYNAEVARRLLEGERGPVRDAVVLNSAAALVALEPGGGTLAEEIRAGMARAAESLDSGAAKRALERWVAASNA
- the qcrA gene encoding cytochrome bc1 complex Rieske iron-sulfur subunit; the protein is MSSQDIPEENLPVEQGHAHGAVDVADEQNPFADPGLPPHEHRVQDIDERAAKRSERAVAFLFTLSMLATVGFIASYVAIPADKSIFVFPIGHLSALNFALGLTLGTALFTIGAGAVHWARTLMSDVEVADERHPIAASPEVRAKVHADFRQGAKESAFGRRKLIRNTLFGAVALVPLSGVVLLRDLGPLPEDKLRHTLWAKGKLLVNMNTNEPLRPSDVAVGSLTFAKPEGLEEHDEDFQNEIAKAALMIVRLQPENIKDKRELEWSHDGIVAYSKICTHVGCPISLYEQQTHHVLCPCHQSTFDLSDGARVIFGPAGHALPQLRIGVNDEGYLEARGDFEEPVGPAFWERG
- the ctaE gene encoding aa3-type cytochrome oxidase subunit III, which encodes MSVVATATTVETGHAHPSVNRPNLTSVGTIIWLSSELMFFAALFAMYFTLRSVTGPDHWKEMAEALNLPFSATNTTILVLSSLTCQLGVFAAERGDVKKLRMWFIVTFIMGAIFIGGQIYEYTELVKKDGLSLSSDPYGSVFYLTTGFHGMHVTGGLIAFLFVLGRTYAAKRFTHEQATAAIVVSYYWHFVDVVWIGLFATIYLIK
- the qcrC gene encoding cytochrome bc1 complex diheme cytochrome c subunit; its protein translation is MKKLSARRRHPLAALVVLVLSLACTGWLFSALAPASKAQADDTAQSLAIDEGKKLYAVGCASCHGTGGQGSSDGPSLVGVGAAAVDFQVGTGRMPAATSQGPQVVKKKNIYSQAEIDQLAAYIASLGAGPTVPTEAEYGPEGADIAKGGDLFRTNCAQCHNFTGKGGALTKGKFAPTLEDVDPKHVYEAMQTGPQNMPSFPDTTLSEQNKKDIIAYLHAVNSSDTDNPGGLELGGLGPVSEGLFAWIFGLGALIAVAVWVAARTAKAKKS